From Methanomicrobiales archaeon HGW-Methanomicrobiales-1, a single genomic window includes:
- a CDS encoding two-component system response regulator has protein sequence MEDTILIVDDSPYIVDGLVALLKRKGLKPIAAHGGDEAISLLVSNKPDLILLDIMMEPMDGWETLEKVKANPETRDIPVLMFSAKKISPAEAQEHCLNIEDFVSKPVNPAQLLDSIKRVFERRSSVKLGAVRAKDAGLDAAIIAEYTALRKSIEVDRNLLAVLKNSSGMNIPGRAVPEEELQAINKLDEKIRADEIRFKEINKSLPQGG, from the coding sequence GTGGAAGATACAATTCTGATTGTCGATGACAGCCCCTATATTGTTGATGGTCTTGTTGCACTTTTAAAAAGGAAAGGTCTCAAACCGATCGCAGCCCATGGCGGAGACGAAGCCATATCCCTTCTGGTATCCAATAAACCGGATCTTATCCTGCTCGATATTATGATGGAGCCGATGGATGGCTGGGAGACTTTGGAGAAGGTAAAGGCCAATCCGGAAACCAGGGATATTCCTGTACTCATGTTCTCGGCAAAAAAGATCAGCCCTGCAGAAGCGCAGGAACATTGCCTCAACATCGAGGATTTTGTCTCAAAACCGGTTAATCCGGCTCAGCTTCTCGACTCGATTAAACGGGTTTTTGAACGCCGCAGCAGTGTGAAACTGGGGGCTGTGAGAGCAAAGGACGCCGGGCTGGATGCTGCAATTATTGCTGAATACACTGCGCTCCGGAAGAGTATTGAAGTTGACCGGAATCTGCTTGCGGTTTTGAAAAATTCAAGCGGCATGAACATTCCCGGGCGCGCTGTGCCCGAAGAAGAATTACAGGCCATCAACAAACTCGATGAGAAAATCAGGGCCGATGAGATCCGCTTTAAAGAGATAAACAAGAGCCTTCCCCAAGGGGGGTGA
- a CDS encoding membrane protease subunit, stomatin/prohibitin has protein sequence MDFIGTLVVVFLIFVIVYIFAKGVVIVQPYEQGLQIRLGQYVGRMNPGFRWIVPFVSEVIKLDLRTQVMDVPSQEVITKDNSPTNVDAIVYVRVIDPEKAFFEVTNYRLATVMLAQTSLRGIIGDMELDEVLYNRDVINMKLRDILDRETDQWGVKVERVEIKEVDPVAAVKNAMTEQTAAERARRAAILRADGEKRSAILKAEGLRQSMILEAEGERQSKVLRAEGERLSRILQAQGEAQGLRILSVGAAPLDNRAMTVLTLNALKNMADGQATKIIFPFELSQLIRQGAKFLGAVDETADLVAGRPVMDETILGDMPQREEVNAILKEIKDAVPKVSVDELKDTSKRKLAVEADIEDSANLPKA, from the coding sequence ATGGATTTTATTGGAACGCTTGTCGTTGTATTTCTGATTTTTGTTATCGTCTACATTTTTGCAAAAGGTGTAGTCATTGTCCAGCCATACGAACAGGGACTCCAGATCCGGCTCGGCCAGTACGTAGGCCGGATGAATCCGGGTTTCCGCTGGATTGTGCCCTTTGTCAGCGAAGTGATCAAACTCGATCTCCGTACCCAGGTGATGGATGTCCCCAGCCAGGAAGTGATCACTAAGGATAACTCCCCGACCAATGTGGATGCAATCGTCTACGTAAGAGTGATCGACCCGGAGAAAGCCTTCTTCGAAGTCACGAATTACCGCCTGGCAACAGTTATGCTCGCCCAGACGAGCCTGCGAGGCATCATCGGCGATATGGAGCTCGATGAAGTACTCTATAACCGCGATGTAATCAACATGAAACTCCGCGACATTCTTGACCGTGAGACCGACCAGTGGGGTGTCAAGGTTGAAAGAGTGGAGATAAAAGAAGTCGATCCGGTTGCTGCGGTGAAGAATGCCATGACCGAGCAGACGGCAGCAGAACGGGCCCGGCGTGCAGCAATCCTGCGGGCTGATGGTGAGAAACGTTCAGCAATCCTTAAGGCAGAAGGTCTCCGTCAGTCCATGATCCTCGAAGCAGAGGGAGAACGCCAGAGCAAAGTGCTGCGGGCTGAAGGAGAGCGGCTCTCGCGGATCCTCCAGGCACAGGGAGAGGCGCAGGGGCTGCGGATCCTTTCCGTTGGTGCCGCACCGCTCGACAACCGGGCAATGACCGTACTTACGTTGAACGCGCTCAAGAACATGGCAGACGGCCAGGCAACCAAGATCATCTTCCCGTTCGAGCTCTCGCAGTTGATCCGCCAAGGGGCAAAATTCCTCGGGGCAGTTGATGAGACTGCGGACCTCGTTGCCGGACGGCCGGTGATGGACGAGACTATCCTTGGCGATATGCCCCAGCGCGAAGAAGTGAATGCAATCTTAAAAGAGATCAAGGATGCGGTCCCGAAAGTTTCAGTCGACGAACTCAAGGATACCAGCAAACGTAAACTTGCAGTAGAGGCAGACATCGAAGACTCTGCGAACCTGCCGAAAGCATAA
- a CDS encoding Clp protease ClpP — protein MVLPDLGLSFGWLLIVAGALLLLVEVSSPGFFATVPATVLIFLGILQLMGVDISNPWAGGLIGIVTALCAAGFTVWMYSRITPNESPTTISRDSLVGMEGQVQKSIDATTISGKVVIGSTEWSARSTGAIIPAGKRVKVVSSQGVHIVVEEVV, from the coding sequence ATGGTACTTCCTGATCTGGGTTTATCCTTTGGATGGCTGCTCATTGTCGCCGGAGCCCTGTTGCTCCTTGTCGAAGTGTCAAGCCCGGGTTTTTTCGCAACGGTACCTGCTACCGTGCTGATTTTTTTGGGAATCCTGCAACTCATGGGAGTCGATATATCCAACCCCTGGGCGGGAGGTCTCATTGGAATAGTGACTGCTCTTTGTGCAGCCGGATTCACCGTTTGGATGTACTCGCGGATAACGCCAAATGAAAGCCCCACGACAATCAGCCGGGACTCGTTAGTCGGCATGGAAGGTCAGGTGCAGAAATCCATTGATGCTACCACCATCTCCGGCAAAGTCGTGATCGGCAGTACGGAATGGAGCGCACGCTCCACCGGAGCCATAATCCCAGCGGGAAAGCGGGTCAAAGTAGTGAGTTCCCAAGGCGTACATATTGTAGTAGAAGAGGTTGTATAA
- a CDS encoding septum site-determining protein MinD: MIRAYTITSGKGGVGKTTITVNLGISLALLGRETYILDADIGMANMALILGMDDVPVTLHEVLAGKADIEDAIYEGPGGVKIVPSGISLQGFQQADPDKLRDVMHQLVDKCEYLLIDAPSGISKEGVVPLSVADEVILIVNPELASMADALKTKILCEVMGGRVYGAILNRAGLEHTELRSQSVEDVLGVRVIDVIPEDASVRRASAYKNPCVLKYPNSEASRAFKRIAAQISGAEYKDTGGEKKAESFVDRLARSVFR; the protein is encoded by the coding sequence ATGATCCGTGCATACACCATCACTTCAGGAAAAGGCGGTGTGGGAAAGACCACCATCACGGTGAATCTTGGGATATCTCTCGCTCTTCTTGGCCGTGAGACTTACATTCTCGATGCCGATATCGGTATGGCAAACATGGCACTGATCCTGGGCATGGACGATGTACCGGTCACCCTGCATGAAGTGCTTGCCGGAAAAGCGGATATTGAAGATGCAATTTATGAAGGTCCGGGCGGGGTGAAAATCGTGCCCAGCGGTATATCCCTCCAGGGATTCCAGCAGGCAGATCCCGATAAACTCCGCGACGTGATGCACCAGCTGGTCGACAAGTGCGAATATCTCCTGATTGATGCCCCGAGCGGCATATCCAAAGAAGGCGTGGTGCCGCTCTCAGTAGCAGATGAAGTCATTCTCATAGTCAACCCGGAACTGGCCTCAATGGCAGATGCCTTGAAAACCAAGATTCTCTGCGAGGTGATGGGGGGTCGTGTTTACGGCGCGATCCTGAACCGGGCAGGACTTGAGCATACGGAACTCCGTTCGCAGAGTGTCGAGGACGTACTGGGTGTCCGCGTGATCGATGTTATCCCCGAAGATGCAAGTGTCAGGCGGGCATCTGCCTACAAAAATCCCTGTGTGCTGAAATATCCCAACTCGGAGGCTTCACGGGCGTTCAAGAGGATCGCCGCACAGATCTCGGGTGCTGAATACAAGGATACCGGTGGCGAGAAAAAAGCAGAGAGCTTTGTTGACCGGCTCGCCCGGTCGGTATTCCGGTGA
- a CDS encoding two-component system response regulator yields the protein MFTILVVDDSPFIVDVFVTMLERGGYRTVAAYGGEECLEILKTVTPDLILLDIMMEPMDGWETLEKIKENPSTKEIPILMLTAKQLTPVEAQEYGIYIEDYVLKPITHRELYDAIEHVLSRRQSIKSDMDMAKESGFDAETITEYARLSKSIDVNKRLMKILETTYNFNDSKVRVSDEISRAIKSMEMNIKFQENRLQQIKGELSGTSAES from the coding sequence ATGTTTACTATACTTGTAGTCGATGACAGCCCGTTTATTGTCGATGTCTTCGTCACCATGCTCGAACGCGGCGGGTACCGCACAGTTGCTGCATACGGGGGTGAGGAGTGTTTAGAGATTTTAAAGACGGTCACTCCCGATCTCATCCTGCTCGATATCATGATGGAACCAATGGACGGGTGGGAAACGTTAGAGAAGATCAAGGAAAATCCTTCGACCAAGGAGATCCCCATTCTTATGCTGACGGCAAAACAGCTGACCCCTGTTGAAGCCCAGGAATATGGCATTTATATTGAAGATTACGTGCTAAAACCCATCACCCACCGTGAACTGTATGATGCCATCGAGCATGTTCTCTCCCGGAGGCAGTCCATAAAATCCGATATGGATATGGCAAAAGAGTCCGGTTTCGATGCAGAGACCATTACCGAATATGCCCGCCTGAGCAAAAGCATCGATGTGAACAAGCGTTTGATGAAGATCCTGGAAACCACGTATAATTTCAATGATTCAAAAGTCCGTGTCAGCGATGAGATATCGCGTGCGATCAAGAGCATGGAAATGAATATAAAATTCCAGGAGAACCGGCTCCAACAGATCAAAGGCGAACTCTCGGGAACGTCTGCAGAATCATAA
- a CDS encoding DNA-directed RNA polymerase subunit H, with product MSTKLNVLKHAMVPDHEIMSEEEVSALLTTYNITTEQLPKVFHDDPAVKTIGAQADDVIRIIRVSHTAGRAESYRLVVKRPKK from the coding sequence TTGAGCACCAAACTGAATGTGTTGAAGCACGCTATGGTGCCAGACCATGAAATCATGAGTGAGGAGGAGGTATCTGCACTCCTCACCACTTACAACATCACTACTGAACAATTACCAAAAGTATTCCATGACGATCCTGCGGTCAAAACTATCGGCGCACAAGCCGATGATGTGATAAGAATTATCCGTGTGAGCCATACAGCCGGCAGGGCTGAATCGTATCGTCTCGTGGTAAAGAGACCCAAGAAATAA